The following are from one region of the Platichthys flesus chromosome 2, fPlaFle2.1, whole genome shotgun sequence genome:
- the nprl2 gene encoding GATOR complex protein NPRL2 isoform X1, whose protein sequence is MSSRIECIFFSEFHPTLGPKITYQVPEDYISRELFDTVQVYIITKPELQNKLITVTAMGKKLIGCPVCIEHKKYSRNALLFNLGLVCDAQTNTCALEPIVKKLSGYLTTLELESSFISNEESKQKLLPIMSTLMEELNATGACTLPIDKSNTIHLQLILLRKDPPIVQEYDVPVFTNCKEHFNKSQWDLTTQQILPYIDGFRHIQKISAEADVELNLVRIAVQNLMYYGVVTLVSIYQYSNVYCTTPKVQSLIDDKSIQEECLNYVTKQGQKRAGLRDVFQLYCGLSPGTTVRDLCSRYSQQLQRVDERRLIQFGLMKSLIRRLQKYPVKVIRDERSRPPRLFTGCHSYDEICCKTGISYQELDERLENDPSIVVCWK, encoded by the exons ATGAGCTCGAGAATAGAGTGTATATTCTTCAGTGAGTTTCATCCCACTCTGGGACCGAAGATCACATATCAG GTTCCAGAGGACTACATCTCACGGGAGCTCTTTGACACAGTTCAGGTTTATATCATCACCAAGCCAGAACTGCAAAACAAATTGATAACAGT CACCGCCATGGGAAAGAAGTTAATCGGATGTCCTGTGTGCATCGAACACAAGAAGTACAGCAGGAACGCCCTCCTGTTTAACCTCGGCCTCGTCTGTGATGCCCAGACCAACACGTGTGCCCTGGAGCCGATAGTGAAGAAGCTGTCTGGATACCTCACGACTCTGGAG ctggaGAGCAGCTTCATTTCCAACGAGGAGAGCAAGCAGAAACTTTTACCCATCATGTCGACGTTGATGGAGGAACTCAATGCCACAGGAGCCTGCACCTTACCCATCG ACAAGTCAAATACCATCCACCTTCAACTAATCCTGCTGCGGAAGGACCCCCCGATTGTCCAGGAGTACGATGTCCCAGTTTTCACAAACTGTAAAGAGCATTTTAACAAATCTCAGTGGGATCTCACCACTCAACAG ATCCTGCCTTATATTGATGGATTCAGACACATCCAGAAGATTTCAGCGGAAGCCGATGTGGAGCTGAATCTTGTTCGTATTGCGGTGCAGAATCTCAT GTATTACGGTGTTGTGACTTTGGTGTCGATATACCAG TACTCTAATGTGTACTGCACCACCCCCAAAGTCCAGAGCCTCATAGACGACAAGTCCATTCAGGAGGAGTGCCTCAACTATGTGACCAAGCAGG GTCAAAAGCGAGCCGGTCTGAGAGACGTGTTCCAGCTCTACTGTGGTCTGAGTCCAGGCACCACAGTTCGAGACCTTTGCTCTCGCTACTCGCAGCAGCTTCAAAGGGTGGATGAGAG GAGGCTGATTCAGTTCGGACTGATGAAGTCTCTGATTCGTCGGCTGCAGAAATATCCGGTGAAGGTGATCCGGGACGAGAGGAGCCGGCCGCCTCGACTCTTCACTGGTTGTCACAGTTATGATGAGATCTGTTGCAAAACAG ggaTCAGTTACCAGGAGCTGGACGAACGTTTGGAGAATGACCCCAGCATCGTGGTGTGCTggaagtga
- the nprl2 gene encoding GATOR complex protein NPRL2 isoform X2, translated as MSSRIECIFFSEFHPTLGPKITYQVPEDYISRELFDTVQVYIITKPELQNKLITVTAMGKKLIGCPVCIEHKKYSRNALLFNLGLVCDAQTNTCALEPIVKKLSGYLTTLELESSFISNEESKQKLLPIMSTLMEELNATGACTLPIDKSNTIHLQLILLRKDPPIVQEYDVPVFTNCKEHFNKSQWDLTTQQILPYIDGFRHIQKISAEADVELNLVRIAVQNLMYYGVVTLVSIYQYSNVYCTTPKVQSLIDDKSIQEECLNYVTKQGQKRAGLRDVFQLYCGLSPGTTVRDLCSRYSQQLQRVDERLVMSC; from the exons ATGAGCTCGAGAATAGAGTGTATATTCTTCAGTGAGTTTCATCCCACTCTGGGACCGAAGATCACATATCAG GTTCCAGAGGACTACATCTCACGGGAGCTCTTTGACACAGTTCAGGTTTATATCATCACCAAGCCAGAACTGCAAAACAAATTGATAACAGT CACCGCCATGGGAAAGAAGTTAATCGGATGTCCTGTGTGCATCGAACACAAGAAGTACAGCAGGAACGCCCTCCTGTTTAACCTCGGCCTCGTCTGTGATGCCCAGACCAACACGTGTGCCCTGGAGCCGATAGTGAAGAAGCTGTCTGGATACCTCACGACTCTGGAG ctggaGAGCAGCTTCATTTCCAACGAGGAGAGCAAGCAGAAACTTTTACCCATCATGTCGACGTTGATGGAGGAACTCAATGCCACAGGAGCCTGCACCTTACCCATCG ACAAGTCAAATACCATCCACCTTCAACTAATCCTGCTGCGGAAGGACCCCCCGATTGTCCAGGAGTACGATGTCCCAGTTTTCACAAACTGTAAAGAGCATTTTAACAAATCTCAGTGGGATCTCACCACTCAACAG ATCCTGCCTTATATTGATGGATTCAGACACATCCAGAAGATTTCAGCGGAAGCCGATGTGGAGCTGAATCTTGTTCGTATTGCGGTGCAGAATCTCAT GTATTACGGTGTTGTGACTTTGGTGTCGATATACCAG TACTCTAATGTGTACTGCACCACCCCCAAAGTCCAGAGCCTCATAGACGACAAGTCCATTCAGGAGGAGTGCCTCAACTATGTGACCAAGCAGG GTCAAAAGCGAGCCGGTCTGAGAGACGTGTTCCAGCTCTACTGTGGTCTGAGTCCAGGCACCACAGTTCGAGACCTTTGCTCTCGCTACTCGCAGCAGCTTCAAAGGGTGGATGAGAG GTTGGTCATGTCATGTTGA
- the zmynd10 gene encoding zinc finger MYND domain-containing protein 10: protein MESVLVPAEAEGFVKSLETFSIKAVGSARWFRQHEYIEKLNMQAILNASAMQDEFIKELLVSYEKIPLLVHEMILVEVWKQKVFPILCQLQDFNPKSTFHLYMVIHHEATIINLLETIMFHKDSCEAADDAVLDLVDYCHRKLTLLASKAIRENTTAQINLKDKSDVSSIEELQIQMVALEFEISLKAVSVLRYITDHTNSISVINRMLCTHNMPCVLVQLIDCCPWSRCREGEVEKYMNSKWQKIPVDDHLKMTKLDGQVWILLHNLLLKEDCQRKYDFNRFNKNQILKLRGFLTEVLVDQLPNLVELQRFLAQLAVTDPGPPKKELVLEQIPEIWNHIVSENSGKWKAIAKYQVKETFNPSENDLRLHAERLAQTYNLDVMESLLPEKPKCGGCGKEAAKRCSRCQGEWYCNRECQVKHWPKHKKACQLMVEATEKIQMDLHIQD, encoded by the exons ATGGAGTCTGTGCTCGTTCCTGCCGAGGCGGAGGGGTTCGTTAAGAGTCTGGAAACTTTCTCCATCAAGGCCGTGGGCTCTGCGAG GTGGTTCAGGCAGCATGAGTACATCGAGAAACTGAACATGCAAGCGATCCTGAACGCCTCTGCCATGCAGGATGAGTTCATCAAGGAGCTGCTGGTGTCCTATGAGAAG ATCCCTCTCCTGGTCCATGAGATGATCCTGGTGGAAGTGTGGAAGCAGAAGGTGTTCCCCATCCTATGTCAGCTGCAGGACTTCAATCCTAAGAGCACATTTCATCTTTACATGGTG ATCCACCATGAGGCTACAATCATTAACCTTCTGGAAACGATCATGTTCCACAAG GATTCCTGTGAGGCGGCGGATGACGCTGTTCTTGATTTGGTGGATTATTGCCACCGGAAACTCACCCTGCTGGCCAGTAAGGCAATCAGGGAGAACACTACAGCTCAGATCAACCTGAAAGATAAATCAGATGTGTCCTCCATAGAG GAGTTGCAGATTCAAATGGTTGCACTGGAGTTTGAGATCTCGCTGAAGGCTGTGTCTGTGCTGCGCTACATCACAGATCACACCAACAG taTCAGTGTCATCAATCGCATGCTGTGCACCCATAACATGCCTTGTGTGCTGGTTCAGCTGATCGACTGCTGCCCTTGGAGTCGCTGCAGAGAAG GGGAGGTGGAGAAGTACATGAACAGCAAGTGGCAGAAGATTCCTGTGGACGACCATTTAAAGATGACAAAACTTGACGGCCAGGTCTGGATTTTGCTTCAcaatctgctgctgaaggaaGATTGCCAAAGAAAATACGACTTCAACAGATTCAATAAGAATCAGATTCTGAAG CTGCGAGGTTTCTTGACAGAGGTGCTGGTTGATCAGCTGCCAAACCTGGTGGAGCTGCAGCGTTTCCTTGCTCAGCTCGCAGTCACAGACCCAGGCCCTCCGAAAAAAGAGCTCGTTTTGGAGCAG ATCCCCGAAATCTGGAACCACATTGTGAGTGAGAACTCCGGGAAGTGGAAGGCAATAGCAAAGTATCAAGTGAAAGAAACGTTCAACCCGTCCGAAAATGACCTGCGACTACATGCAGAGAG gtTGGCTCAGACGTACAACTTGGATGTGATGGAGAGTTTACTCCCTGAGAAGCCAAAGTGTGGAGGCTGTGGGAAAGAGGCGGCAAAGAGATGCTCTCGCTGTCAGGGGGAATGGTACTGTAACAG